One window of the Nocardioides jiangxiensis genome contains the following:
- a CDS encoding Fic family protein, whose amino-acid sequence MTSPDVPADAVAGVTDWPSHEHEVRPWRQASPRGPRKDRLVRDITVSLPPRIARLSFEPEPALLRMLEAVAGGLTHLDMVHGRTLAALNGLLLRTESVDSSKIENVDASLADYGKALLGEGANSSAMSMASATSALARMIRDAGQLPRTVSKEAMLQAHHDLFSRVPGDNVRPGHVRHRQNWVGGSDYSPLGALHVPPPPETVDAYLDDLFAFANRDDMPALAQAAIVHAQFESIHPFTDGNGRIGRALIHAVLRKRRVTRHLTVPIASGLVSHRDQYFQALNDYRAGHASTIVTMLASAASIATRESHQTAKDVVEIRERWQEACARPYAGTPAYRLLDLVIEEPMVNLRLVGERLNLAEDAARAVVSDAVAAGVLTRAKGSRRTPVWLARDVLHEVHDLSVRISEKALTLHAEDH is encoded by the coding sequence ATGACCTCCCCCGACGTACCGGCCGACGCAGTCGCGGGCGTGACGGACTGGCCGTCCCACGAGCACGAGGTCCGGCCGTGGCGGCAGGCCTCTCCGCGCGGCCCCCGCAAGGACCGCCTGGTCCGCGACATCACGGTCTCGCTGCCCCCGCGGATCGCACGCCTGAGCTTCGAGCCGGAGCCGGCACTGCTGCGCATGCTCGAGGCGGTCGCCGGTGGTCTGACCCACCTCGACATGGTCCACGGCCGCACGCTCGCCGCGCTCAACGGCCTACTCCTCCGGACCGAGTCCGTCGACTCCTCCAAGATCGAGAACGTCGACGCCTCGCTCGCCGACTACGGCAAGGCGCTGCTGGGCGAGGGGGCCAACTCCTCGGCGATGTCGATGGCGTCGGCCACCTCGGCGCTGGCCCGGATGATCCGCGACGCGGGCCAGCTCCCGCGCACGGTCTCCAAGGAGGCCATGCTCCAGGCCCACCACGACCTCTTCTCACGCGTGCCCGGCGACAACGTCCGCCCGGGCCACGTGCGGCACCGGCAGAACTGGGTCGGCGGCAGCGACTACTCGCCCCTGGGCGCCCTGCACGTGCCTCCCCCGCCGGAGACCGTCGACGCGTACCTCGACGACCTCTTCGCCTTCGCCAACCGTGACGACATGCCCGCCCTCGCGCAGGCCGCGATCGTGCACGCGCAGTTCGAGTCGATCCATCCCTTCACCGACGGCAACGGCCGGATCGGTCGCGCACTCATCCACGCCGTGCTCCGCAAGCGACGCGTGACGCGCCACCTGACGGTGCCGATCGCGTCGGGCCTCGTCTCCCACCGCGACCAGTACTTCCAGGCCCTCAACGACTACCGCGCCGGCCACGCCTCGACGATCGTCACCATGCTCGCCTCGGCGGCCTCGATCGCGACCCGCGAGTCGCACCAGACCGCGAAGGACGTCGTCGAGATCCGCGAGCGCTGGCAGGAGGCGTGCGCCCGCCCGTACGCCGGCACCCCGGCGTACCGGCTGCTGGATCTGGTCATCGAGGAGCCGATGGTCAACCTGCGCCTCGTCGGTGAGCGGCTCAACCTCGCCGAGGACGCCGCGAGGGCCGTGGTCTCCGACGCGGTCGCGGCTGGCGTGCTGACCCGCGCGAAGGGGTCGCGGCGTACCCCGGTCTGGCTCGCCCGCGACGTCCTGCACGAGGTGCACGACCTCAGCGTGCGGATCAGCGAGAAGGCCCTGACGCTCCATGCGGAAGACCACTGA
- the rplS gene encoding 50S ribosomal protein L19 produces the protein MSNVIDQLAAGIKRDDVPAFRAGDTIKVHVKVIEGNRSRVQVFQGAVIRIHGSGIGRTFTVRKVSFGVGVERTFPLHSPIFEKIEVVTRGDVRRAKLYYLRNLTGKKAKIKERREF, from the coding sequence ATGAGCAACGTGATCGACCAGCTCGCCGCTGGCATCAAGCGCGACGACGTCCCCGCCTTCCGCGCCGGTGACACGATCAAGGTCCACGTCAAGGTCATCGAGGGCAACCGCTCGCGTGTCCAGGTCTTCCAGGGCGCGGTCATCCGCATCCACGGCTCGGGCATCGGCCGCACCTTCACCGTCCGCAAGGTCTCGTTCGGCGTGGGCGTCGAGCGCACCTTCCCGCTGCACTCCCCGATCTTCGAGAAGATCGAGGTCGTGACCCGCGGTGACGTCCGTCGCGCGAAGCTCTACTACCTGCGCAACCTCACGGGCAAGAAGGCCAAGATCAAGGAGCGCCGCGAGTTCTGA
- the lepB gene encoding signal peptidase I, which translates to MTSEDRDPNPSNGTTDTGEGARSSTISLGPAGKRQMPIWQESILLLCIALGLAVLLKAFFIQAFYIPSESMLPGLHVNDRILVQKVSYWGGGSPQRGDVIVFSDPDGWLSESESAGPTSPVAKVLGKVGLYPSGGHLVKRVIGVGGDVITCCDKQGRLKVNGVPVDEKAYLAKDTPCAAPLSQQIVGRNQKCGPRDLKVTVPKGYLFVMGDNRTDSADSSAHICVPGSTTCPPTQGFVPVDDVVGKVFALVWPLSRFDMISRPDDFKGVPDPR; encoded by the coding sequence GTGACTTCCGAGGACCGCGACCCCAACCCGAGCAACGGGACCACCGACACCGGTGAGGGGGCGCGGTCCTCGACCATTTCCCTGGGACCCGCAGGGAAGCGGCAGATGCCCATCTGGCAGGAGTCGATCCTCCTGCTGTGCATCGCGCTCGGCCTGGCGGTGCTCCTGAAGGCCTTCTTCATCCAGGCCTTCTACATCCCGTCGGAGTCGATGCTCCCGGGGCTGCACGTCAACGACCGGATCCTCGTGCAGAAGGTCTCCTACTGGGGCGGGGGAAGCCCGCAGCGCGGCGACGTCATCGTCTTCTCCGACCCCGACGGGTGGCTCAGCGAGTCCGAGAGCGCCGGCCCGACGAGCCCGGTCGCCAAGGTCCTGGGCAAGGTCGGGCTCTACCCGAGCGGCGGTCACCTCGTGAAGCGCGTCATCGGCGTCGGCGGTGACGTCATCACCTGCTGCGACAAGCAGGGCCGCCTCAAGGTGAACGGCGTTCCGGTCGACGAGAAGGCCTATCTCGCCAAGGACACTCCGTGTGCCGCGCCGCTGAGCCAGCAGATCGTCGGCCGCAACCAGAAGTGCGGGCCGCGTGACCTCAAGGTGACCGTGCCGAAGGGCTACCTCTTCGTCATGGGCGACAACCGCACGGACTCCGCCGACTCGAGTGCCCACATCTGCGTGCCGGGGAGCACCACCTGCCCGCCGACCCAGGGCTTCGTGCCGGTGGACGACGTCGTCGGCAAGGTCTTCGCGCTGGTCTGGCCACTCAGCCGGTTCGACATGATCTCGCGCCCTGACGACTTCAAGGGCGTTCCGGACCCGAGGTGA
- a CDS encoding ribonuclease HII, with protein MSTAPSLRVERRLLREGVATLAAADEVGRGALCGPVTIGMVLIDAATRSAPTGVRDSKLLTPAARERLVPRIQRWAISYGVGHASPVEIDEFGITAALRLAGQRALAQLSDEAGVVLLDGNHDYLSEPEQEALFGSPTPAVVAVPPVVTMIKADMKCAAVAAASVLAKTARDALLLELAEAHPEYGWAENKGYSAPEHLAALLEHGPTPQHRLSWRLPGCDVIDPVAFRRAAAIGVPAGVQNGAEPSQEESR; from the coding sequence GTGAGTACCGCCCCCTCGCTCCGTGTCGAGCGACGCCTGCTCCGTGAGGGCGTCGCCACCCTCGCGGCCGCCGACGAGGTCGGACGCGGCGCTCTCTGCGGTCCCGTCACCATCGGCATGGTCCTGATCGATGCCGCGACCAGGTCGGCACCGACGGGCGTCCGTGACAGCAAGCTGCTCACCCCTGCTGCCCGGGAGCGGCTCGTGCCGCGGATCCAGCGCTGGGCGATCTCCTACGGCGTCGGTCACGCCAGCCCGGTCGAGATCGACGAGTTCGGCATCACCGCCGCGCTCCGTCTCGCGGGGCAGCGGGCACTGGCCCAGCTCTCGGACGAGGCCGGAGTGGTCCTGCTCGACGGCAACCACGACTACCTCAGCGAGCCCGAGCAGGAGGCGCTCTTCGGCAGTCCCACGCCGGCCGTCGTCGCGGTGCCCCCGGTGGTCACGATGATCAAGGCCGACATGAAGTGCGCCGCTGTCGCCGCTGCGAGCGTGCTGGCCAAGACGGCACGCGACGCGCTGCTGCTCGAGCTCGCCGAGGCGCACCCGGAGTACGGCTGGGCGGAGAACAAGGGATACAGCGCTCCCGAGCACCTGGCCGCGCTCCTGGAGCACGGGCCGACGCCGCAGCACCGCCTCAGCTGGCGCCTTCCCGGGTGCGACGTCATCGACCCGGTGGCCTTCCGGCGGGCCGCGGCGATCGGCGTACCGGCGGGCGTGCAGAATGGCGCGGAACCGTCACAGGAGGAGTCGCGATGA
- a CDS encoding DUF2469 domain-containing protein, with amino-acid sequence MSAEDLEKYETEMELHLYREYRDVSRIFKYVVETDRRFYLCNQVDVKARTEQGDVFFEVSMSDAWVWDMYRPARFAKNVKVLTFKDVNVEELAKPDDDPKV; translated from the coding sequence ATGAGTGCCGAGGATCTCGAGAAGTACGAGACCGAGATGGAGCTCCACCTCTATCGCGAGTACCGCGACGTCTCCCGGATCTTCAAGTACGTCGTGGAGACCGACCGCCGCTTCTACCTCTGCAACCAGGTCGACGTGAAGGCCCGCACGGAGCAGGGCGACGTGTTCTTCGAGGTGTCGATGAGCGATGCCTGGGTGTGGGACATGTACCGACCGGCCCGCTTCGCGAAGAACGTCAAGGTGCTCACCTTCAAGGACGTGAACGTCGAGGAGCTCGCCAAGCCCGATGACGACCCGAAGGTCTGA
- a CDS encoding TadE family protein, producing the protein MSRRAFARARAQRDEGGAAALEFALVLPVLLVIIFAIISYSYMFSVRQALTQAAAEGARAAAVSTPSTQAATNATAAVNSALSSLSMTCGSGGLTCTPTSIVCGSATCMKVTVSFAYRTHNPLPNLLPTAMIPATLSFSSTAQVN; encoded by the coding sequence ATGTCTCGTCGTGCTTTCGCGCGTGCGCGCGCGCAGAGGGATGAGGGCGGTGCAGCCGCGCTGGAGTTCGCCCTGGTGCTGCCGGTCCTGCTGGTGATCATCTTCGCCATCATCAGCTACAGCTACATGTTCAGCGTGCGCCAGGCCCTCACGCAGGCGGCGGCCGAAGGTGCCCGCGCGGCTGCGGTCAGCACCCCCAGCACGCAGGCCGCGACGAATGCGACAGCCGCGGTCAACTCCGCTCTGTCGAGCCTCTCCATGACGTGCGGCAGCGGGGGACTCACCTGCACCCCGACGAGCATCGTCTGCGGGTCCGCCACGTGCATGAAGGTGACGGTGTCGTTCGCCTACCGCACGCACAACCCGCTCCCGAACCTCCTGCCCACCGCGATGATCCCCGCGACCCTCAGCTTCAGCTCCACCGCCCAGGTCAACTGA
- a CDS encoding YraN family protein: MTNRQVEAVSPDPRTRAQKLGAYGEQLAARHLVGEGMVVLDRNWRGEGGELDLVLRDGRTLVVCEVKTRSSTGWGAPLEAVGRRKAERLRRLGAQWVAAHDVRVPEVRIDLVGVLRTAQGHVVEHIRAVGA; encoded by the coding sequence ATGACGAACAGGCAGGTCGAAGCCGTGTCCCCTGATCCGAGGACACGCGCGCAGAAGCTCGGGGCGTACGGCGAGCAGCTCGCCGCGCGCCACCTGGTGGGCGAGGGCATGGTCGTGCTGGATCGCAACTGGCGCGGCGAAGGCGGTGAGCTCGACCTGGTGCTGCGTGACGGTCGGACCCTGGTCGTGTGTGAGGTGAAGACCCGCAGCTCGACCGGTTGGGGAGCTCCCCTCGAGGCCGTGGGTCGCCGCAAGGCGGAGCGGTTGCGGCGCCTCGGCGCGCAGTGGGTGGCCGCACACGACGTCCGGGTGCCGGAGGTCCGCATCGACCTGGTGGGGGTGCTCCGCACTGCGCAGGGGCACGTGGTGGAGCACATCCGGGCGGTCGGTGCATGA
- a CDS encoding YifB family Mg chelatase-like AAA ATPase, whose protein sequence is MSCATARTITLAGLLGHLVDVEVDVSQGLVGTNLVGRPDAAINEARERCRTAIKNAGLTWPATRRVTILLSPADLPKRGSQVDLAIAVGVLAATGQVPPALLDGTVFLGEVGLTGQLRPLPAALPLVMSAARSGVRRVVVPQSQAAEASLVPGIEVFGLRSLQQVVAWLQGTEVPDAAPVAPQAGARLLQWRGDDRLAHLDLADLDGMLEERLALEVAAAGGHHLLLTGPKGAGKTSLAERLPGLLPDLTVDESLEVTAIRSLDRTLGPDGGLVTRPPYAAPHHRSSLVSVIGGGSGIARPGEISKAHCGVVMLDEFPLFARDVLDALRQPLESGEVTIARGEEVATFPAQALFVLACNPCACGNYAASVALDQCICSEQTRREYRRRLTGPAIDRIDITREVLPVASLSSGPLDPVPEDSATVRARVTEARGRQAARYADLPWRLNAQVPAARLRDTWPLPEVGQVVVDSAVRSGALTRRGTVRVHRLAWTLADLAGRAVPIRADVEVALRLRTGARLDSWMVGRAS, encoded by the coding sequence ATGAGCTGCGCGACGGCACGCACGATCACGCTCGCCGGCCTGCTCGGCCACCTCGTCGACGTCGAGGTCGACGTCTCCCAGGGCCTCGTCGGCACCAACCTCGTGGGCCGTCCCGACGCCGCCATCAACGAAGCCCGCGAGCGGTGTCGCACCGCCATCAAGAACGCCGGCCTCACCTGGCCCGCAACCCGGCGGGTGACGATCCTGCTCTCGCCCGCCGACCTGCCCAAGCGCGGGTCGCAGGTCGACCTGGCGATCGCCGTCGGCGTGCTCGCCGCGACCGGGCAGGTGCCGCCTGCGCTGCTCGACGGCACGGTCTTCCTCGGTGAGGTCGGCCTGACCGGGCAGCTCCGGCCACTGCCGGCGGCGCTTCCCCTCGTCATGTCCGCCGCCCGCTCCGGCGTACGCCGCGTGGTGGTCCCGCAGTCACAGGCGGCGGAGGCGTCCCTGGTGCCCGGCATCGAGGTCTTCGGCCTCCGCTCACTCCAGCAGGTGGTGGCCTGGCTGCAGGGGACCGAGGTCCCCGACGCGGCTCCCGTGGCGCCGCAGGCCGGTGCCCGGCTGCTGCAGTGGAGGGGCGATGACCGCCTGGCGCACCTCGACCTGGCCGACCTCGACGGCATGCTGGAGGAGCGGCTGGCGCTCGAGGTGGCCGCAGCCGGAGGACACCACCTCCTCCTGACAGGGCCGAAGGGGGCGGGCAAGACCTCCCTCGCCGAGCGGCTTCCCGGTCTCCTGCCCGACCTGACCGTCGACGAGTCGCTCGAGGTGACCGCGATCAGGTCGCTCGACCGGACTCTCGGGCCCGACGGTGGGCTGGTGACCCGCCCGCCCTACGCCGCTCCGCATCACCGCTCCTCGCTCGTGAGCGTGATCGGGGGCGGGTCTGGCATCGCGCGGCCGGGCGAGATCAGCAAGGCGCACTGCGGGGTGGTCATGCTCGATGAGTTCCCGCTGTTCGCGCGTGACGTGCTGGATGCGCTGCGGCAGCCCCTGGAGTCGGGCGAGGTGACGATCGCCCGCGGGGAGGAGGTGGCGACGTTCCCGGCCCAGGCTCTCTTCGTCCTCGCGTGCAACCCCTGCGCCTGCGGCAACTACGCGGCTTCGGTCGCGCTGGACCAGTGCATCTGCAGCGAACAGACCCGCCGCGAGTACCGTCGCCGCCTCACCGGACCCGCCATCGACCGCATCGACATCACGCGCGAGGTCCTGCCCGTGGCGTCGCTGTCCAGTGGGCCGCTTGACCCCGTGCCCGAGGACAGCGCCACGGTGCGGGCACGCGTCACCGAGGCCCGCGGCCGGCAGGCCGCGCGCTACGCCGACCTGCCGTGGCGCCTCAACGCCCAGGTGCCTGCAGCCCGGCTCCGCGACACGTGGCCGCTTCCCGAGGTGGGGCAGGTGGTCGTGGACTCCGCCGTGCGCAGCGGTGCACTGACCCGCCGGGGCACGGTCCGCGTGCACCGGCTGGCATGGACGCTCGCCGACCTCGCCGGACGCGCGGTGCCGATCCGTGCCGATGTCGAGGTCGCCCTGCGCCTGCGCACCGGGGCGAGACTCGACTCCTGGATGGTCGGGAGGGCGTCGTGA
- the dprA gene encoding DNA-processing protein DprA, with protein sequence MTAAEPERIARVALSRLGEPGDPRIAALVAEMGAVRLLEALSDERDLEGVHTDIAGRLAVNDPVGDLERAAARGIRFVVPGDSEWPGQLHDLDRAGTVHDRGGTPLGLWVRGPVALDDLGDSLAVVGSRSSTAYGEAVARGVAADVAGHGITVISGAAFGIDQAAHRGAVAGGGPTVAVLAGGVDRPYPVAHTRLLEHLAEHGAVISEVPPGSAPTRVRFLIRNRLIAALARGTLVVEAAHRSGALSTARWAERLTRTLMAVPGPVTSIQSAGPHDLVRSGAAQLVTSGAEVLELMGAAGTHLLVEPRVETRVRDVLRPREARVLDAVPVSRAASTASIARAAGLGLVGVQTALGFLARDGFVERLEDGWRLGPQGRA encoded by the coding sequence GTGACGGCGGCTGAGCCGGAGCGCATCGCCCGGGTGGCGCTCAGCCGGCTCGGTGAGCCGGGCGACCCGAGGATCGCCGCGCTGGTGGCGGAGATGGGGGCCGTGCGCCTGCTGGAGGCCCTGTCCGACGAGCGTGACCTGGAGGGCGTGCACACCGACATCGCCGGCCGGCTGGCCGTCAACGACCCGGTGGGCGACCTCGAGCGCGCCGCGGCGCGCGGCATCCGCTTCGTCGTCCCCGGCGACTCCGAGTGGCCCGGCCAGCTCCATGACCTCGACCGGGCGGGCACGGTCCACGACCGTGGCGGTACGCCGCTCGGCCTGTGGGTGCGCGGCCCCGTCGCCCTCGACGACCTCGGCGACAGCCTGGCGGTGGTGGGCTCGCGCTCGTCGACGGCGTACGGGGAGGCGGTGGCGCGTGGCGTGGCCGCCGACGTGGCCGGCCACGGGATCACCGTGATCTCGGGCGCCGCCTTCGGCATCGACCAGGCCGCGCACCGGGGCGCCGTCGCGGGCGGTGGTCCCACGGTCGCTGTCCTCGCCGGCGGTGTCGACCGGCCCTATCCGGTCGCGCACACGCGACTCCTCGAGCACCTCGCGGAGCACGGAGCCGTGATCTCGGAGGTGCCACCCGGCAGTGCACCGACGCGTGTGCGGTTCCTGATCCGCAACCGTCTGATCGCCGCGCTGGCGCGCGGCACGCTCGTCGTCGAGGCGGCCCATCGAAGCGGAGCGCTGAGCACGGCGCGCTGGGCGGAGCGCCTCACCCGCACCCTGATGGCCGTGCCGGGTCCGGTGACGAGCATCCAGTCCGCGGGTCCACACGACCTCGTGCGCTCGGGTGCCGCGCAGCTGGTCACCTCGGGTGCCGAGGTGCTGGAGCTGATGGGTGCCGCGGGCACCCACCTGCTGGTGGAGCCACGCGTGGAGACCCGCGTGCGCGACGTCCTGCGGCCCCGCGAGGCACGGGTGCTCGACGCGGTCCCCGTCAGCCGGGCTGCCTCGACCGCGTCGATCGCCCGTGCAGCGGGTCTCGGCCTGGTCGGGGTGCAGACCGCGTTGGGCTTCCTGGCACGCGACGGCTTCGTCGAGCGCCTCGAGGACGGCTGGAGGCTGGGTCCGCAGGGGCGCGCCTGA
- a CDS encoding tyrosine recombinase XerC: protein MTESELLPEAYAAVLADFERHLAVERDLTPHTVRAYLGDLQSLLGHVARLGGDDLDDLDLRALRSWLAKQQSLGKARTTIARRATAARVFTAWLLHTGRIATDPGARLASPKAHRALPEVLRQDEAIALVEAASATAAEEGPTGIRDAALLELLYATGIRVGELCGLDIDDLDFDRNVVRVFGKGRKERTVPFGQPAAAALRRWLAARSGVARAGSGAALFLGARGGRIDQRVVRQVVHDRVTSVPGAPDIAPHGLRHTAATHLLEGGADLRTVQELLGHASMATTQVYTHISNERLRTAYQQAHPRA from the coding sequence ATGACCGAGAGCGAGCTGCTGCCCGAGGCCTATGCCGCGGTGCTCGCCGACTTCGAGCGCCACCTGGCGGTCGAGCGCGACCTCACGCCGCACACGGTCCGTGCCTATCTGGGCGACCTCCAGTCGCTGCTCGGGCACGTCGCGCGGCTCGGCGGCGACGATCTGGACGACCTGGACCTGCGTGCCCTTCGCAGCTGGCTCGCGAAGCAGCAGTCGCTCGGCAAGGCGCGCACGACGATCGCCCGTCGTGCGACGGCAGCCCGGGTCTTCACGGCCTGGTTGCTGCACACCGGCCGGATCGCGACCGACCCGGGTGCGCGGCTCGCCTCACCCAAGGCGCATCGCGCACTGCCCGAGGTCCTGCGCCAGGACGAGGCCATCGCGCTCGTGGAGGCCGCCTCGGCGACAGCCGCAGAGGAGGGGCCGACGGGGATTCGTGACGCCGCGCTCCTCGAGCTGCTCTACGCCACGGGCATCCGGGTCGGGGAGCTCTGTGGGCTCGACATCGACGACCTGGACTTCGACCGCAACGTGGTCCGCGTCTTCGGCAAGGGCCGCAAGGAGCGCACGGTGCCCTTCGGTCAGCCCGCTGCTGCTGCCCTGAGGCGCTGGCTCGCCGCGCGGTCGGGAGTCGCCCGGGCAGGCTCGGGCGCGGCCCTCTTCCTCGGGGCCCGCGGCGGCCGGATCGACCAGCGGGTGGTGCGCCAGGTCGTCCACGACCGGGTGACCAGCGTGCCCGGTGCCCCGGACATCGCGCCGCACGGGCTGCGGCACACCGCCGCCACCCATCTTCTCGAAGGGGGAGCGGACCTGCGCACCGTGCAGGAGCTCCTCGGCCATGCGTCGATGGCGACCACGCAGGTGTACACCCACATCAGCAACGAAAGGCTGCGCACCGCCTACCAGCAGGCGCATCCGCGGGCCTAG
- a CDS encoding murein hydrolase activator EnvC family protein — protein sequence MYLIIPALLSTLYALPTTTPPHAALTATAPGPAPTATEHLDPRGRGVWPVGTSPVVVHGFAPPPMPWAAGHRGVDLDAAAGDTVRAALAGQVVFTGRIAGRGVVVVSHGATRTTYEPVTALVHVGDRVGTGAPIGVLQAGGHCAPGTCLHWGWLRGETYLDPLELVGAAGPVRLKPWQGLSGAA from the coding sequence ATGTACCTGATCATTCCCGCGCTGCTCAGCACGCTGTACGCCCTGCCCACCACCACTCCCCCGCACGCCGCGCTGACCGCTACCGCTCCGGGGCCGGCGCCGACCGCCACGGAGCACCTCGACCCACGCGGGCGCGGCGTCTGGCCAGTCGGCACGTCGCCGGTCGTCGTGCACGGCTTCGCGCCTCCCCCGATGCCCTGGGCGGCGGGCCATCGCGGGGTCGACCTCGACGCAGCGGCCGGCGACACCGTGCGCGCGGCCCTGGCCGGGCAGGTCGTGTTCACGGGCCGGATCGCCGGACGCGGTGTGGTCGTGGTCAGCCACGGCGCGACCCGCACGACCTACGAACCGGTGACCGCGCTCGTCCACGTCGGGGATCGGGTCGGCACGGGCGCGCCGATCGGCGTGCTCCAGGCTGGTGGGCACTGCGCCCCCGGCACCTGCCTGCACTGGGGCTGGCTGCGGGGCGAGACCTACCTCGACCCGCTCGAGCTCGTCGGCGCGGCGGGGCCGGTGCGCCTCAAGCCGTGGCAGGGACTGTCGGGTGCGGCCTGA
- the rpsB gene encoding 30S ribosomal protein S2 has translation MAVVTMRQLLESGVHFGHQTRRWNPKMKRFIMTERNGIYIIDLQQSLAYIDRSYAFVKETVAKGGTIMFVGTKKQAQEAIAEQATRVGMPYVNQRWLGGMLTNFTTVHQRINRLKELDLVDFDTVAGSGRTKKELLQMKREHAKLEKTLGGIREMTRVPSAIWVVDTKKEHLAIEEARKLRIPIVGILDTNCDPDEVDFPIPGNDDAIRAVGLLTRVIADAAAEGLIARSGVKAAEGAETVGSEEPLAEWEQELLAPAEATEAPAAEATEATEAPAEA, from the coding sequence ATGGCAGTCGTGACCATGCGCCAGCTCCTCGAGAGCGGCGTCCACTTCGGACACCAGACCCGTCGCTGGAACCCGAAGATGAAGCGCTTCATCATGACCGAGCGCAACGGCATCTACATCATCGACCTGCAGCAGTCGCTGGCCTACATCGACCGCAGCTACGCCTTCGTCAAGGAGACCGTGGCCAAGGGCGGCACGATCATGTTCGTCGGCACGAAGAAGCAGGCCCAGGAGGCCATCGCCGAGCAGGCGACGCGCGTCGGCATGCCCTACGTCAACCAGCGTTGGCTCGGCGGCATGCTCACCAACTTCACCACCGTCCACCAGCGCATCAACCGCCTGAAGGAGCTCGACCTCGTCGACTTCGACACGGTTGCCGGCTCGGGTCGCACGAAGAAGGAGCTCCTGCAGATGAAGCGGGAGCACGCCAAGCTCGAGAAGACCCTCGGTGGTATCCGTGAGATGACCCGCGTGCCGTCGGCCATCTGGGTCGTCGACACCAAGAAGGAGCACCTGGCCATCGAGGAGGCGCGCAAGCTGCGTATCCCGATCGTCGGCATCCTCGACACCAACTGCGACCCGGACGAGGTCGACTTCCCGATCCCGGGCAACGACGACGCCATCCGTGCTGTCGGCCTGCTGACCCGCGTGATCGCCGACGCCGCCGCCGAGGGCCTCATCGCCCGCTCGGGCGTCAAGGCCGCCGAGGGCGCCGAGACCGTCGGCTCCGAGGAGCCGCTGGCCGAGTGGGAGCAGGAGCTCCTCGCCCCGGCCGAGGCCACCGAGGCGCCGGCCGCCGAGGCCACCGAGGCCACCGAGGCTCCGGCCGAGGCCTGA
- the tsf gene encoding translation elongation factor Ts: MAFTAADVKKLREITQAGMMECKKALDETGGDLDKAVELLRVKGAAKAAARAAEREASAGLVAAAGNALISLKAETDFVAKNEAFVNAANAIAEAADAAKATTVEELRAVALGDTTVGETVDELARTIGEKIELGEVAYFEGNTTVYLHKKASDLPPTLGVLVEYTGDEAAAKQAAQQAAALKAQFLTADEVPADVVEAEKDVLTKKTLEEGKPEAAVAKIVEGRIGAFFKEIVLLDQESVFESKKTVKQVLDAAGTTVTKFARFEVGA; this comes from the coding sequence ATGGCTTTCACCGCTGCTGACGTCAAGAAGCTCCGCGAGATCACCCAGGCCGGCATGATGGAGTGCAAGAAGGCGCTCGACGAGACCGGTGGCGACCTCGACAAGGCTGTCGAGCTGCTCCGCGTCAAGGGTGCCGCCAAGGCTGCCGCGCGTGCCGCCGAGCGCGAGGCCTCCGCCGGCCTCGTCGCCGCCGCTGGCAACGCCCTCATCTCGCTCAAGGCCGAGACCGACTTCGTCGCCAAGAACGAGGCCTTCGTCAACGCCGCCAACGCGATCGCCGAGGCCGCCGACGCCGCCAAGGCCACCACGGTCGAGGAGCTCCGCGCCGTCGCCCTGGGCGACACCACCGTCGGCGAGACCGTCGACGAGCTCGCCCGCACCATCGGCGAGAAGATCGAGCTCGGCGAGGTCGCCTACTTCGAGGGCAACACCACGGTGTACCTCCACAAGAAGGCCTCCGACCTGCCCCCGACCCTCGGCGTCCTCGTCGAGTACACGGGCGACGAGGCTGCCGCCAAGCAGGCCGCCCAGCAGGCCGCCGCGCTGAAGGCGCAGTTCCTCACCGCCGACGAGGTCCCCGCGGACGTCGTCGAGGCCGAGAAGGACGTCCTCACCAAGAAGACGCTGGAGGAGGGCAAGCCGGAGGCTGCCGTCGCCAAGATCGTCGAGGGTCGCATCGGCGCCTTCTTCAAGGAGATCGTCCTCCTGGACCAGGAGTCGGTCTTCGAGTCGAAGAAGACGGTCAAGCAGGTCCTGGACGCGGCCGGCACCACGGTCACCAAGTTCGCCCGCTTCGAGGTCGGTGCCTGA